TCGGGTTGCTGGCGGTTGTTTTGACGGTTACGCTGTTCAACGCTGTGACGGCACCGATGCTGAAAAAAGCAGGTGAGTGTCGAGACCGTCCACGCGTCTCGGTACTGATTCCTGCCCGGAACGAGGAAGCCAATATCGGTGCCTGTATTGAGGGATTCCTATCTCAAAACTACGATAATTTTGAGATTCGCGTTCTTGACGATCAATCAACGGATCGCACGGGCGCGATTATTGAAAAGTTCGGTGAGCAGTATCCTGAAATTCAGGTGCTCCGCGGTAAACCGTTGCCCGCTGGATGGTTAGGAAAAAATTGGGCATGCCATCAACTCAGCCAGCATGCGGATGGAGAGATACTCATTTTCACCGATGCGGATAACCGTCCTGCACCGGAGGCGATAGCGAATACTGTCGCCTACATGCAGAAATTTGAGATTGGGTTATTGTCGGCGTTTCCAGAGAAAGTGACAGTCACTTTAGCAGAAAAACTCGTGGTACCGGTGGTTGACATGTTCGTTTATGCCGGGCTTCCGTTATGGCTTACGTATTTCAGCCGTTCGCCTTCACTTGCTGCCGCGAGCGGTTTGTGGATTGCCTTTACCCGCGAGGCATATCAACAGATTGACGGACATCAAGCCGTATCAAATCAGATTGTTGAGGACGTTGAGTTAAGCCGATTGGCAAAAAAGAAAGGTATCAGAATCTTGACCTCGGCTGGCACTGGTGTGGTGTGTTGCAGAATGTATCATTCGTTTGGTGAGGTATGGAGTGGATTTTCCAAAAACCTTTTTGGACTGGTCCGCTACAAGACACTCCCATTTTTTCTTCTAACGCTTATTCTGTTTACAATGTGCGTCCTCCCCTATATCACTGTCTGGTTTGAGCCATTTATGCAACTGTCTCTTATTGCTATCACTATGAACGTTGTTATACGGGTTGTACTGGCACTGAAATACAAACACCCGTTCTTTACGAGTGTGGTTTTGCATCCGTTTGGTGTTTTGGCAACTTTGTTGATTGGTATCAATTCATTCTATCAAGTCAAACGCGGTCGCTTGGCGTGGAAAGGGCGACAGATCGACATGCAGGTAAATGGATAAACTAAAGATAGGTGTGCTTTATCTACTTTTAGGGGCAGGTGGATTGTGGCATGTACTCGGTGTTTTCCAAGGCGTTATGCGAGTCCTCGCTGCGCCCATGATGTTTGGTTTAGCGGTTTG
Above is a genomic segment from Candidatus Poribacteria bacterium containing:
- a CDS encoding glycosyltransferase family 2 protein; this translates as MFVLMFIVIGLLAVVLTVTLFNAVTAPMLKKAGECRDRPRVSVLIPARNEEANIGACIEGFLSQNYDNFEIRVLDDQSTDRTGAIIEKFGEQYPEIQVLRGKPLPAGWLGKNWACHQLSQHADGEILIFTDADNRPAPEAIANTVAYMQKFEIGLLSAFPEKVTVTLAEKLVVPVVDMFVYAGLPLWLTYFSRSPSLAAASGLWIAFTREAYQQIDGHQAVSNQIVEDVELSRLAKKKGIRILTSAGTGVVCCRMYHSFGEVWSGFSKNLFGLVRYKTLPFFLLTLILFTMCVLPYITVWFEPFMQLSLIAITMNVVIRVVLALKYKHPFFTSVVLHPFGVLATLLIGINSFYQVKRGRLAWKGRQIDMQVNG